A single genomic interval of Asinibacterium sp. OR53 harbors:
- a CDS encoding DUF4293 domain-containing protein, with the protein MVQRIQSLWLLFAGICGFTTLKLPFYIGSKGNTPAEDFTAVSSTYLMILAVAIAVIALIDIFLYKNRGLQLKLGLAGFAGSILYLGLAFSRTKQYDSGGIALTSIFSFAIPVFYLLAIRGIYKDEKLVKSADRLR; encoded by the coding sequence ATGGTGCAACGTATTCAAAGCCTCTGGCTACTGTTCGCCGGTATATGCGGCTTCACTACCCTCAAGCTGCCCTTTTACATTGGCAGTAAAGGCAATACACCGGCCGAAGACTTTACCGCAGTGAGCAGTACTTACCTGATGATCCTGGCTGTAGCTATAGCGGTAATAGCATTGATCGATATCTTCCTGTATAAAAACCGCGGACTGCAGCTCAAGTTGGGACTGGCTGGTTTTGCCGGAAGCATCCTTTACCTGGGACTGGCTTTTTCCAGAACCAAGCAATACGATTCCGGTGGCATTGCACTGACTTCCATCTTCAGCTTTGCAATACCTGTCTTCTACCTCCTGGCCATCAGGGGCATTTATAAAGACGAAAAACTGGTTAAAAGCGCCGACAGGTTACGATAG
- a CDS encoding nitronate monooxygenase family protein, which produces MSNVITRLFNIEYPIVQAGMIWASGWRLASAVSNAGALGLLGAGSMYPEVLREHIRKCKAATNRPFGVNVPLLYPDIKDLMDIIVEEQVPIVFTSAGNPKTWTGFLKEKGITVVHVVSSSLFAQKAAAAGCDAVVAEGFEAGGHNGREETTSFVLIPAVRDAVTIPVIAAGGIATGKQMLAAMVLGADGVQMGTRFVCTPEASSHLAFKEAIVASVEGDTQLALKKIVPVRLLNNAFYKQVKEAELRGASEEELKRLLGRARAKKGMFEGNLDEGELEIGQVSALIKDIKPAAQVVEEVWNEFISENKNYWPAQDR; this is translated from the coding sequence ATGAGCAACGTTATAACAAGACTGTTTAACATTGAGTACCCCATTGTTCAGGCCGGCATGATCTGGGCCAGCGGGTGGAGGCTTGCCAGTGCAGTGAGCAATGCCGGGGCATTGGGATTGCTGGGAGCCGGCAGTATGTATCCGGAAGTATTGCGCGAACATATCCGAAAATGCAAAGCTGCTACCAACAGGCCATTTGGCGTCAATGTGCCTTTGCTATATCCCGATATCAAAGATCTCATGGATATCATCGTGGAAGAGCAGGTGCCCATTGTGTTCACCAGCGCCGGCAATCCCAAAACATGGACCGGCTTTTTAAAAGAAAAGGGCATTACGGTGGTGCATGTAGTGAGCAGCAGCTTGTTTGCACAAAAAGCCGCGGCAGCAGGTTGTGATGCAGTGGTAGCGGAAGGATTTGAAGCGGGCGGCCATAACGGGCGGGAAGAGACCACCAGTTTTGTATTGATCCCTGCTGTGCGCGATGCAGTAACCATACCTGTTATTGCCGCCGGTGGCATTGCAACCGGAAAACAGATGCTGGCAGCTATGGTGCTGGGTGCTGATGGTGTTCAGATGGGAACACGTTTTGTTTGTACGCCCGAAGCTTCATCACACCTGGCTTTTAAAGAAGCGATCGTAGCTTCGGTTGAAGGCGACACGCAATTGGCGTTGAAAAAAATTGTTCCGGTAAGACTGCTGAACAATGCATTTTATAAACAGGTAAAAGAAGCAGAGCTGCGCGGAGCCAGTGAAGAAGAATTAAAACGACTCCTGGGCAGGGCCCGCGCCAAGAAGGGTATGTTCGAAGGCAACCTCGATGAAGGCGAGCTGGAAATAGGTCAAGTAAGCGCGCTAATTAAAGACATCAAACCCGCAGCCCAGGTGGTAGAAGAAGTTTGGAACGAATTTATTTCTGAAAATAAAAACTATTGGCCTGCGCAAGACAGGTAA
- the glyA gene encoding serine hydroxymethyltransferase, translating into MQKDTVVFDIIRKELERQRRGIELIASENFTSLQVMQAMGNVMTNKYAEGYPGRRYYGGCEIVDQTEQLAIDRLKAIFGIEYANVQPHSGAQANAAVMLAILQPGDDILGLDLSMGGHLTHGSAVNFSGKLYKPHFYGVGKEDGLVDYDMLEAKAREIKPKLIICGASAYSRDWDYVRIRKVADEVGAFVMADIAHPAGLIAKGLLKSPFDHCHFVTSTTHKTLRGPRGGVIMMKKDFENPFGLKDVKGNLRLMSNLMDMAVFPGTQGGPLEHVIAAKAVAFGEILTPEFLTYQQQVQKNAQAMAKAFTDKGYQIISGGTDNHLMLIDLRNKNISGKKAEQVLEHADITANKNMVPYDDKSAFVTSGVRFGVAAITSRGMKESDMQFVVNAIDTVLMNADDEALHRKVKQEVNEFMTQFVLYPEMG; encoded by the coding sequence ATGCAAAAAGACACCGTGGTATTCGACATCATCAGAAAGGAATTAGAAAGGCAGCGCAGGGGCATTGAGCTGATCGCCTCTGAAAATTTCACCAGTCTGCAGGTGATGCAGGCGATGGGAAATGTGATGACCAACAAATATGCCGAAGGATACCCCGGACGTCGTTATTATGGTGGATGCGAGATCGTAGACCAGACAGAACAGCTGGCCATCGACCGCCTGAAAGCCATTTTTGGTATAGAGTATGCCAACGTACAACCCCATAGCGGCGCGCAGGCCAATGCAGCAGTGATGCTGGCCATCCTGCAGCCGGGAGATGATATACTGGGACTCGACCTGAGCATGGGCGGTCACCTTACCCATGGCTCGGCTGTTAACTTCAGCGGCAAGCTCTACAAACCGCATTTTTACGGGGTAGGAAAAGAAGATGGCCTGGTTGACTACGATATGCTGGAAGCCAAAGCCCGCGAGATCAAGCCCAAACTCATCATCTGCGGTGCCAGCGCTTACAGTCGCGATTGGGACTATGTCCGCATCCGTAAAGTAGCCGATGAAGTAGGCGCTTTTGTAATGGCTGATATTGCCCACCCTGCCGGACTGATCGCTAAAGGATTACTGAAATCTCCCTTCGACCACTGTCATTTTGTGACTTCTACCACACACAAGACCCTGCGCGGACCCAGAGGTGGTGTGATTATGATGAAAAAAGATTTTGAGAACCCATTCGGACTCAAAGATGTTAAAGGCAACCTGCGCCTCATGAGTAACCTGATGGATATGGCCGTATTCCCCGGAACACAGGGCGGTCCGTTGGAGCACGTGATCGCAGCCAAAGCAGTGGCTTTCGGAGAAATACTCACTCCCGAATTCCTGACCTATCAACAGCAAGTGCAAAAAAATGCACAGGCTATGGCCAAAGCTTTTACCGATAAGGGTTACCAGATCATCAGCGGTGGTACCGACAACCACCTGATGCTGATAGACCTCCGCAACAAGAACATCAGCGGTAAAAAAGCAGAACAGGTATTGGAGCACGCCGATATCACCGCCAATAAGAACATGGTGCCTTATGATGACAAGAGCGCTTTTGTTACATCGGGCGTTCGTTTTGGTGTGGCTGCCATCACCAGTCGTGGCATGAAAGAATCCGATATGCAGTTTGTGGTAAATGCCATTGATACCGTGCTGATGAATGCAGACGATGAAGCCCTGCATCGCAAAGTGAAACAAGAAGTGAACGAATTCATGACCCAGTTCGTATTATATCCTGAAATGGGGTAA
- a CDS encoding SDR family NAD(P)-dependent oxidoreductase: MNKTILITGATSGFGKAIAETFAAAKWNCIITGRRKDRLEALADTLRIHHGIEVLPLAFDVQNRQEVFDALSNLPDAWQSVDVLVNNAGLALGRDSFENADLNDWETMIDTNVKGLLYVTKAMLPYMTDRKKGHIINLGSTAAKEVYKEGNAYCASKHAVDAISRAMRVDLLPHKIKVTAIHPGAAETEFSMVRFKGDETKAKQVYEGFEPLRAQDIADIVYYAATLPNHVCINDLVVTCLAQANSFYFQK, translated from the coding sequence ATGAACAAGACCATCCTCATAACAGGCGCCACATCGGGTTTTGGAAAAGCCATTGCAGAAACATTCGCAGCAGCGAAATGGAATTGCATCATCACAGGTCGCAGGAAAGACAGGCTGGAAGCGCTGGCAGATACGCTGCGCATTCACCATGGAATAGAAGTGCTGCCCCTGGCTTTCGATGTTCAAAACCGGCAGGAGGTTTTTGATGCGCTCAGTAATTTACCCGATGCCTGGCAATCTGTTGATGTACTCGTGAACAATGCAGGGCTTGCATTGGGGCGCGATAGTTTTGAAAACGCCGACCTGAACGATTGGGAAACCATGATCGACACCAATGTAAAGGGGCTACTCTATGTAACCAAGGCCATGCTGCCTTATATGACAGACAGGAAGAAAGGTCATATCATCAACCTCGGTTCCACAGCTGCCAAAGAAGTCTACAAAGAAGGAAATGCTTACTGTGCCAGCAAACATGCAGTAGATGCGATCAGCAGGGCCATGCGTGTAGACCTGCTTCCGCATAAGATCAAAGTAACAGCCATCCATCCCGGCGCGGCAGAAACAGAATTTTCGATGGTGCGTTTCAAAGGAGATGAAACAAAAGCCAAACAGGTATATGAAGGCTTCGAGCCCTTGCGTGCACAAGACATAGCAGACATTGTATATTACGCTGCTACTTTACCGAACCATGTTTGTATCAACGACCTGGTGGTTACCTGTCTTGCGCAGGCCAATAGTTTTTATTTTCAGAAATAA
- a CDS encoding alpha/beta fold hydrolase, producing MQRFFSYRHQSISYRIEGEGKPVILLHGFGEDGHIWDRQIAYLKAYCQLIVPDLPGSGSSQILTSTSSAISIEDYADCIHALLEHEKITSCIMLGHSMGGYIMLAFAEKHPALLTGIGLVHSTAFADSTEKKQNRTRGIELMETYGGQQFLKTTIPNLFGPAFKQTHPEQIENLIAAAAGFSTHALQQYYAAMRDRPDRTHVLKSNPLPVLFVIGTADVAAPMNDVLKQTHLPLKSYIHILEGVGHMSMWEAPILLNQNLLSFIKS from the coding sequence ATGCAACGTTTTTTCTCATACCGGCACCAAAGCATCTCCTATCGCATCGAAGGCGAAGGCAAACCAGTAATATTGCTGCATGGCTTCGGGGAAGACGGTCATATCTGGGACCGGCAAATTGCTTACCTGAAAGCATATTGCCAGCTCATTGTTCCCGACCTTCCCGGAAGCGGTTCTTCGCAAATACTCACTTCAACATCATCTGCCATTTCCATTGAAGATTATGCCGATTGTATCCATGCGCTACTGGAACATGAAAAAATAACTTCCTGCATCATGCTGGGACACAGCATGGGAGGATATATCATGCTGGCTTTTGCAGAAAAGCATCCCGCGCTGTTAACGGGCATTGGATTGGTACACTCCACCGCATTTGCCGATAGTACCGAGAAAAAACAGAACCGTACCCGGGGTATTGAACTCATGGAAACTTATGGTGGCCAGCAATTCCTGAAAACAACCATTCCTAATTTATTCGGACCGGCATTCAAACAAACACATCCCGAACAAATAGAAAACCTCATCGCAGCTGCTGCAGGTTTTTCTACACATGCATTGCAGCAGTATTATGCAGCCATGCGTGACCGGCCCGACAGGACCCATGTATTGAAAAGCAACCCGCTGCCTGTTTTATTCGTTATAGGAACAGCAGACGTAGCTGCTCCCATGAACGATGTTTTAAAACAAACGCATTTACCTTTAAAATCGTATATTCATATACTTGAGGGCGTAGGCCACATGAGTATGTGGGAGGCGCCGATATTATTAAATCAAAACCTGCTCTCTTTTATCAAAAGTTAG
- a CDS encoding sugar phosphate nucleotidyltransferase, which produces MPGPVNLYLNSFPYFRLSIEIMKAIIPVAGAGTKLRPHTYTQPKALIPIAGKTILSYIVDQLHETGIHEFIFIVGYLGEKIQDYVKQTYPNLITHFVYQNERQGTGHAIELTRSIVGDDEVFVALGDTICEYDVKEVVNSPYSMLGIKKVDDPRNFGVATVGEDGFIEQVIEKPSIPKSNMALVGLYKIKETHFLFECLHHLFTQNIRTYGEYNLTDALDCMIGKGAKFQAFKVKNWFDCGRKETLLESNATLLKKFGGNVGTDHSFKDTIIIPPVSIAPGCDISNSIIGPHVAIGANTTIKHSIVRDSIIGSFTSLYEVVLDNSLIGSDASVKGLSRSLNIGDNTEIDFG; this is translated from the coding sequence TTGCCCGGGCCAGTTAATTTATACCTCAATAGTTTTCCCTATTTTCGGCTCTCCATTGAGATCATGAAAGCCATCATCCCCGTTGCGGGGGCCGGAACCAAGTTGCGGCCCCATACTTACACCCAACCCAAGGCCTTGATACCCATCGCCGGCAAGACCATATTGAGTTATATAGTAGATCAATTGCATGAGACGGGTATTCATGAGTTCATTTTCATTGTGGGGTACCTGGGCGAAAAGATCCAGGATTATGTAAAACAGACTTACCCGAACCTGATCACGCATTTTGTTTACCAGAACGAGCGCCAGGGAACGGGCCATGCCATAGAACTTACCCGCAGTATTGTAGGAGATGATGAGGTTTTTGTGGCGTTGGGCGACACCATCTGCGAATACGATGTAAAAGAAGTGGTGAACAGTCCCTATAGCATGCTGGGCATCAAAAAAGTAGACGACCCGCGTAATTTTGGTGTAGCTACTGTTGGCGAAGATGGTTTTATTGAACAGGTGATAGAAAAACCGTCGATCCCCAAAAGCAATATGGCCCTGGTGGGGTTGTATAAAATAAAAGAAACACATTTTCTTTTCGAATGTCTCCATCACCTGTTTACACAGAACATCAGAACTTACGGTGAATACAACCTTACCGATGCGCTGGACTGCATGATTGGCAAGGGCGCTAAATTCCAGGCTTTCAAAGTAAAGAACTGGTTCGATTGCGGCAGGAAGGAAACCCTGCTTGAAAGCAATGCCACCCTGCTGAAAAAATTCGGCGGCAATGTAGGAACAGACCACTCATTTAAAGATACCATCATCATACCACCCGTTAGCATTGCGCCGGGCTGCGATATTTCCAATTCCATCATTGGTCCGCATGTAGCCATCGGTGCCAATACCACTATCAAACATTCCATCGTGCGCGACAGCATCATTGGTTCTTTTACCAGCCTGTATGAAGTGGTGCTTGACAACTCGCTCATCGGCAGTGATGCATCTGTAAAAGGGTTGAGCCGGAGTTTGAATATCGGCGATAATACGGAGATTGACTTTGGTTAA
- a CDS encoding PKD domain-containing protein, whose translation MKKLFFFLSLLFSTHVFAGHIAGGEIYYKYLGPGSATGSSRYSITLRLFRECNPPPPPGGTGVAPLPASVLLNVYNNTSPSSQYGSQLTAQLTGGFQQLAITTPNPCITNPPSVCYQIGSYTISSIELPNTAAGYIVAYQTCCRTYGIDNLQGVQIPGVSYITDGATYTCQIPGTSQLSLGNNSSPVFALKDTTLICNASPFKLDFSATDPDPGDSLSYAFCAAYDRGNTTSAGSTNYSSPPFNNINYVSGFSGAQPLGPNVTIDPVTGIISGRAPATGRYVVTVCITEWRNKIPISIHRKDFTLIVKDCQLTTAQLKPTYVNCDSSSVYFENQAASPITSYLWDFGEKNNTTSTQPTPTHQYQDTGTYVLKLKVTNAAGCQDSTTATVKIYPGFTPQFNIKGSCYFNPYQFSDATIAKYGAVTSWRWNFGDTTTLADTATSKDSAWKYPAPMNAKVTLVVSSSKGCRGSITQVLNVADKPTVNLPFRDTLICSIDTLALKVNTSNSATVNWVPNNAANRARILMANTANPLVFPKDTTSYIVTINDNGCINSDSVKVNVLNYITVQLGPDTTICATDSVTLHPVSYALSYRWSPAYGLNSTTIKNPLAGPLVNTTYQVVANLGKCQANAQIQVKTVPYPVISVFSRDTAICYGNSVPLHASSNASVFSWSPAGSMILANTLNPVAGPVRTTRYILTVRDTSAAKCPKPVSDTVMVTVIPPITVSAGSDTSILANQPLQLNATGSGTLFSWFPATWLNNPHIANPIATIPASVDSIRYKVRITDSIGCYGENMMTVRIYKTGPEIFVPSAFSPNGDGRNDILKPIMVGIKQLFYFRIYNRWGQLLFSTSETGKGWDGTFSGVKQASGTYVYETQGVDYTGKNVLRKGTTVLIR comes from the coding sequence ATGAAAAAACTATTCTTCTTTTTATCCTTATTGTTTTCTACTCATGTTTTTGCAGGGCATATAGCCGGTGGGGAAATTTATTACAAATACTTAGGTCCGGGAAGTGCAACCGGGAGTTCAAGATATAGTATTACGCTGAGGTTGTTCAGGGAGTGCAATCCACCCCCTCCGCCCGGTGGTACAGGGGTAGCACCGCTGCCTGCAAGTGTATTATTGAATGTTTACAATAACACATCTCCTTCTTCCCAGTACGGATCGCAACTGACTGCCCAGTTGACCGGAGGCTTTCAACAACTGGCAATCACTACTCCTAATCCTTGCATTACTAATCCGCCAAGCGTTTGTTATCAAATAGGCAGCTATACCATTTCTTCCATTGAACTACCGAATACTGCTGCCGGGTACATAGTGGCATATCAGACCTGTTGCAGAACTTACGGGATTGATAACTTACAGGGGGTACAGATACCAGGTGTTAGCTACATTACCGATGGCGCCACCTATACCTGTCAGATACCCGGTACCAGTCAGCTTTCATTGGGTAACAATTCCAGCCCGGTCTTTGCATTAAAAGACACCACGCTTATATGTAATGCCTCTCCGTTTAAACTAGATTTTAGTGCAACCGATCCCGACCCTGGAGATTCTTTGTCTTACGCTTTTTGTGCCGCATATGATAGAGGTAATACGACGAGCGCAGGCTCAACCAATTACAGTTCTCCACCTTTCAATAACATTAACTATGTTTCGGGATTTAGTGGTGCGCAGCCATTGGGGCCTAATGTAACCATCGATCCGGTTACAGGCATTATATCTGGGCGAGCCCCAGCAACCGGACGGTATGTTGTAACCGTTTGCATCACTGAATGGAGAAATAAAATACCCATCTCTATCCACAGGAAAGACTTTACGCTCATTGTAAAAGACTGCCAGCTTACCACTGCACAGTTGAAACCCACTTATGTTAACTGCGACAGCTCTTCTGTTTACTTTGAAAACCAGGCGGCCAGTCCCATTACCTCCTATCTCTGGGACTTTGGAGAAAAAAACAATACCACTTCAACACAACCAACCCCCACGCACCAATACCAGGATACCGGCACTTATGTTTTAAAACTGAAAGTAACCAATGCGGCCGGCTGCCAGGATTCTACTACTGCCACCGTGAAAATATATCCGGGCTTTACACCTCAATTCAATATCAAGGGAAGCTGTTATTTCAACCCTTATCAATTCTCCGATGCTACCATAGCGAAATACGGCGCCGTAACCAGTTGGCGCTGGAATTTTGGTGATACTACCACATTGGCAGATACGGCTACCAGTAAAGACAGCGCCTGGAAATATCCGGCTCCCATGAACGCGAAAGTTACGCTGGTGGTTTCCAGCAGCAAAGGCTGTCGCGGCTCTATCACGCAGGTATTGAATGTAGCCGATAAGCCAACCGTTAATCTTCCTTTCAGAGACACACTGATCTGCAGTATCGATACATTGGCATTGAAAGTAAACACCTCAAACAGCGCAACAGTTAATTGGGTACCTAACAATGCGGCCAATCGGGCCCGCATATTGATGGCGAACACGGCGAATCCATTGGTCTTTCCAAAAGACACTACGAGCTATATTGTTACCATCAATGACAATGGTTGTATCAATTCAGATTCGGTAAAAGTGAATGTGTTGAATTATATTACGGTGCAGTTGGGTCCTGATACCACGATCTGTGCTACCGATTCCGTCACATTGCATCCTGTCAGCTACGCCTTGAGTTATCGATGGAGTCCCGCTTATGGATTGAACAGTACCACCATTAAGAATCCATTGGCAGGTCCGTTGGTCAATACCACTTACCAGGTGGTAGCCAACCTGGGGAAATGTCAGGCCAATGCACAGATACAGGTAAAAACAGTTCCCTATCCGGTTATATCTGTTTTCTCACGCGATACCGCCATCTGCTATGGCAACAGTGTACCGTTGCATGCGAGTTCCAATGCCAGTGTCTTCAGTTGGTCACCTGCCGGAAGTATGATCCTGGCCAACACCCTGAATCCTGTTGCAGGTCCTGTACGCACTACCCGTTACATACTCACGGTACGCGATACCAGTGCGGCCAAATGTCCCAAGCCCGTGAGCGATACCGTAATGGTAACTGTTATACCACCTATTACCGTCAGCGCCGGAAGTGATACCTCTATACTGGCCAATCAACCATTACAGTTGAATGCAACAGGCTCAGGTACCCTTTTCAGTTGGTTCCCCGCTACATGGCTCAACAACCCACACATTGCCAACCCAATTGCTACTATACCCGCTTCGGTAGATTCTATCCGGTATAAAGTGCGTATTACCGACAGCATCGGTTGTTATGGAGAAAATATGATGACGGTTCGCATTTACAAAACGGGGCCTGAAATATTTGTTCCCAGTGCTTTCTCGCCCAATGGAGATGGCAGGAACGACATACTCAAACCCATCATGGTAGGTATCAAACAATTGTTCTATTTCAGGATTTACAACCGATGGGGACAATTGTTGTTCTCTACTTCAGAAACCGGCAAGGGGTGGGATGGTACTTTCTCCGGCGTAAAACAGGCCAGCGGAACCTATGTGTATGAAACCCAGGGAGTGGATTATACCGGTAAAAACGTGCTCAGAAAAGGTACAACCGTATTAATCAGATAA
- a CDS encoding PKD domain-containing protein, protein MKKLLFIISIVLFSLPAIAKHIAGGELMYQYMGDAGGGSSNYLLTLRLFRDCFSTGPLLEREQVNVGVYDENNNLIKTVPLPISGAISTLILNTGAFPCLVGNVNVCYQVALYTNTVTLPDNTGGYTLSRTGCCRIDNISGLSQPSSVGSNYVTHIPGRNTLPIGHNSSPTFNIKDTALVCANRKFSLDFGATDADNDSLSYAFCNAYTSRSGSNNQPPAAVLSLIPIPYAYPYSGAQPLGPGVSIDEKTGMIQGIAPPEGQYVVNVCVTEWRNGNAISEHRKDFILKVQNCDIAEAVLPSRIVRCDTNLVKFENLSVSSAITSYRWDFGDPRSPAIDSTPTPSHVYTDTGTYMVRLFIKGPKGCTGSDSTKVMVYPGFKSAFTVKGSCYFKPYQFTDASFARYGVINSWSWYFNDASTDGKDTSYRQNPSYTYKQPDTSNIRLIVTSSKGCIDTAFQTLIVRDKPFIAIPFHDTLICSIDTLPINVKGNGSFSWLPNKNILHSNTANPLVFPQDTTRYIVSLNDNGCTNTDTVTVNVLSYITVQLRPDTIVCATDTFHLHPISHALSYQWTPVASLNNPLVKYPLASPAGNTTYAVIANLGKCEASAQIFVKVSPYPVARMAIPDTTICYGSRVSLKASYTGTNYQWSPAVSLINTRTLTPVAGPGKSTRYFFTVTDTAAGACPKAVSDSVNVTVIPMIMVDAGKDTSVVADQPLQLNAVAPMANRFLWVPATGLNQVNIANPVAQLGIDIDSIRYRVLAYGAGGCYGEDDIVVRIFKTQPEIFVPSAFTPNGDGKNDLLKPMIVGISTLRYFRVLNRWGQILFSTSETGKGWDGTFNGVNQAPGTYVYIAEGVDYMGKVVFRKGTVVLIR, encoded by the coding sequence ATGAAGAAACTGCTCTTCATAATAAGCATTGTACTATTTTCTTTGCCTGCTATTGCCAAGCATATTGCCGGAGGTGAATTGATGTATCAATACATGGGCGATGCCGGTGGCGGCAGCAGCAATTATCTCCTCACTTTACGGCTTTTCAGGGATTGCTTTTCTACAGGTCCGCTCCTCGAAAGGGAACAGGTGAACGTGGGCGTCTATGATGAAAACAATAACCTCATTAAAACTGTTCCACTGCCTATTTCAGGAGCCATCAGCACGCTTATACTCAACACTGGCGCTTTCCCTTGCCTGGTGGGGAATGTAAATGTTTGTTACCAGGTGGCTTTGTACACCAATACCGTAACCCTGCCTGATAATACCGGTGGATATACACTGTCGCGCACCGGTTGTTGCCGCATCGATAATATTTCGGGTTTGTCACAACCCAGTTCAGTGGGTAGTAATTATGTAACGCATATACCCGGAAGAAATACACTGCCAATAGGCCACAACAGCAGTCCTACTTTCAACATCAAAGACACCGCACTCGTATGTGCCAACCGTAAATTCTCTCTCGATTTCGGTGCCACCGATGCCGACAACGATTCGCTCAGTTATGCCTTCTGCAATGCTTATACTTCAAGGAGCGGTTCCAACAACCAACCGCCGGCTGCTGTCCTTTCATTGATCCCTATTCCTTATGCATATCCATACAGCGGTGCACAACCTTTGGGGCCAGGCGTTAGCATTGATGAAAAAACAGGCATGATTCAAGGAATTGCCCCGCCAGAAGGACAGTATGTGGTCAATGTATGCGTTACGGAATGGCGCAACGGGAATGCTATTTCTGAACACAGAAAAGATTTTATTCTCAAAGTGCAGAACTGTGATATTGCAGAAGCTGTTCTTCCTTCCAGGATCGTTCGTTGTGATACCAACCTCGTGAAGTTTGAAAATCTTTCAGTTTCATCGGCCATCACAAGCTATCGATGGGATTTTGGCGACCCGCGGAGCCCGGCTATAGACTCAACACCTACTCCTAGCCATGTTTATACAGATACCGGCACTTATATGGTTCGGCTATTCATCAAAGGACCTAAAGGTTGTACGGGAAGCGACAGCACCAAAGTGATGGTATACCCGGGATTCAAATCAGCATTTACCGTAAAGGGCAGTTGTTATTTCAAACCCTACCAGTTCACCGATGCCAGCTTTGCCAGGTATGGCGTGATCAACAGTTGGTCCTGGTATTTTAATGATGCTTCTACCGATGGCAAGGATACTTCTTACCGGCAAAATCCTTCTTACACATATAAGCAACCCGATACCAGCAATATACGGCTCATTGTAACCAGTAGCAAAGGATGTATTGACACTGCATTTCAAACATTGATCGTGAGAGATAAACCGTTCATTGCTATCCCTTTTCATGACACACTGATTTGCAGCATCGATACGCTTCCCATTAACGTGAAGGGTAACGGGAGTTTTTCCTGGCTTCCCAACAAAAACATCCTCCATTCCAATACCGCCAATCCGCTTGTATTCCCGCAAGACACTACCCGTTATATAGTAAGCTTGAACGACAACGGCTGCACCAATACCGATACTGTTACCGTGAACGTGTTGTCTTATATCACGGTACAATTAAGACCTGATACCATTGTATGCGCCACCGATACATTCCATCTGCATCCTATCAGTCATGCATTGAGTTATCAGTGGACACCGGTTGCATCGCTTAATAATCCATTGGTCAAATACCCGCTGGCCAGTCCGGCTGGTAATACCACTTACGCTGTTATTGCCAATCTGGGCAAATGTGAGGCTTCGGCACAGATCTTTGTAAAAGTATCTCCTTACCCCGTTGCGCGAATGGCCATACCCGATACAACCATCTGTTATGGTTCAAGGGTATCGCTCAAGGCTTCTTATACCGGCACGAATTATCAATGGTCGCCTGCTGTTTCACTCATCAACACGCGTACATTGACGCCCGTTGCAGGTCCGGGAAAAAGCACCCGTTATTTTTTCACAGTTACCGATACCGCAGCAGGCGCTTGCCCCAAGGCAGTGAGCGATTCTGTAAATGTTACCGTTATTCCTATGATCATGGTAGATGCGGGAAAAGATACTTCGGTGGTAGCAGATCAGCCTTTACAATTGAATGCTGTTGCACCTATGGCAAACCGTTTTTTGTGGGTGCCTGCAACCGGACTCAACCAGGTTAATATTGCCAACCCGGTTGCACAACTGGGTATTGATATCGATTCTATCCGCTACCGGGTGCTGGCTTATGGTGCAGGCGGATGTTACGGAGAAGATGATATAGTGGTGCGCATTTTCAAAACGCAGCCTGAAATATTCGTGCCCAGTGCATTTACGCCCAATGGAGATGGCAAGAACGATTTGTTGAAACCCATGATCGTAGGCATCAGCACGTTGCGGTATTTCAGGGTATTGAACCGGTGGGGACAAATCCTATTCAGCACCAGTGAAACAGGTAAAGGGTGGGACGGCACTTTTAATGGTGTAAACCAGGCCCCGGGTACTTATGTCTACATAGCCGAGGGAGTTGATTACATGGGTAAAGTTGTATTCCGGAAAGGGACTGTTGTATTAATTCGTTGA